A portion of the Colius striatus isolate bColStr4 chromosome 1, bColStr4.1.hap1, whole genome shotgun sequence genome contains these proteins:
- the MEIG1 gene encoding meiosis expressed gene 1 protein homolog isoform X1 translates to MPVDRPSELMVTQEEPHISECPEEAHALDEFNASPKEELNTSSTKMSEGSGVMAKADTKPKAVHHAKKWSGDVENLYRFQQAGYRDEVEYKQVKQVDMVECWPETGFVKKLQRRDNTFYYYNKQRECEDEEVHNVKVYVY, encoded by the exons ATGCCTGTGGACAGGCCATCTGAGTTAATGGTAACTCAGGAAGAGCCACACATCTCCGAATGTCCTGAGGAAGCACATGCATTAGATGAATTCAATGCATCCCCTAAAGAAGAACTTAACACTAGTAGCAC GAAAATGTCTGAAGGCTCTGGAGTCATGGCTAAAGCTGACACCAAACCAAAAGCTGTACACCATGCCAAAAAATGGTCAGGTGATGTAGAGAACTTATACAGATTTCAGCAAGCTGGATACAGAGATGAGGTTGAATACAAACAAGTAAAACAAGTTGATATG GTAGAGTGTTGGCCAGAAACTGGATTTGTTAAGAAGCTTCAGAGAAGAGACAACACCTTCTATTATTACAATAagcaaagagaatgtgaagacGAAGAGGTCCATAACGTCAAAGTTTATGTGTATTAG
- the MEIG1 gene encoding meiosis expressed gene 1 protein homolog isoform X2 gives MSEGSGVMAKADTKPKAVHHAKKWSGDVENLYRFQQAGYRDEVEYKQVKQVDMVECWPETGFVKKLQRRDNTFYYYNKQRECEDEEVHNVKVYVY, from the exons ATGTCTGAAGGCTCTGGAGTCATGGCTAAAGCTGACACCAAACCAAAAGCTGTACACCATGCCAAAAAATGGTCAGGTGATGTAGAGAACTTATACAGATTTCAGCAAGCTGGATACAGAGATGAGGTTGAATACAAACAAGTAAAACAAGTTGATATG GTAGAGTGTTGGCCAGAAACTGGATTTGTTAAGAAGCTTCAGAGAAGAGACAACACCTTCTATTATTACAATAagcaaagagaatgtgaagacGAAGAGGTCCATAACGTCAAAGTTTATGTGTATTAG